Part of the Ignavibacteria bacterium genome is shown below.
GATTTGAAGAACTTATTATCATTCCGTTATCACCAATAGCAATGAATTTAATTGAATTTGGAAGAGGATAAGAAGATGCAGCAATTTCAACTCCATTGAGATTTGAATTAAAACCATTTGTATAAATTCTTACCCAATTAGCTCCCCCACCTCTTAAAATTACTCCATTATTACCTGCTAGAAGAAGCCTTGTTCGATTTATCCAATTTAAATTTTCTGTTGTTCCAGAATTTACTTGATTCCATCCATTATAATCTTTGATAAATATTAATCCATTATCTCCTATAATAATGTTTTGATTCGCTCCATTCAAATTCACTGCCGTATTCAAATTTATCGGATAATAAGTATAAACCGTCTGTGACATTGCATTGGAAGATATAATAGCTAATATAAAAATTAATAACGTTTTCATTTTTGCCTTTTCCCTTTTCTCTTTTACCTTTTGCCTTTTGCCTTTTTTACTTTAACAAAAGCATTTTATTTGAATAAACAACATCACCTGTTCTCATTCGATAAACATAAATCCCTGAGGACAAGCCGCCTGCATCGAACTTAATTGTATATTGTCCTGAGTTAAGTTGTTCATTTACAAGTGCTGCAACAAGCTTTCCGCTTATGTCGAATACTTCAAGCTGGACATTTGATGTTTTTGGAATATCGAATTTAATGTTTGTCTCCGGGTTGAAAGGGTTTGGATAATTCTGATAAAGCTTATAATCTTTTATAATAATTTCATTGCTATGTGAAATTGAAACACTGCCTGCAACGAGATTGTAAAAGGTCTTTAAGCTTGCTGCGCGGTTTTTTAGTAGTGTTACAGAATTTAAGTTCGACGTTCCGCGTTCAACAAACTGCGCTACTGTATATTCAATTTTCTGGTTAGGCAATACATCCAATGAATCACTTCCCGTATTCATTATCATTTTTACGTCATATCCTGGAAGCGAATTATAAATAACCGGAGTACCTCCCTGACAATCAATTGTAATTCCTTTGTTGTACGTCCAGCCCGTTTGAGTTTCAGGGTCACCCGGAAACAAATAACGTGTCGGAGTTAATGGAGTAGAGTTGTGTTCCATCCATGGTGTTCCATCATTTTTAAATCCTCTCATATAATTATACGCCTGCGGTGATAAAACACTTTCAACCACACAAGGAGGCGCACCCCCTCCATTTCTGAACAAAGGCATGAAAGAAGTTAGTCCTAGCGTATCCTGAGCTCCGTTTCTCCATATAAACGGCGACCTTAATATTACAAATCCAAACGCAGGAGGATTAGCGCCATAATCAGCATCATGATTATCGGCATTGTATGCATATCCTAAATCAAGTTCAGGCGAACAACCAAGCATATCATCATCTGAATCCCCA
Proteins encoded:
- a CDS encoding T9SS type A sorting domain-containing protein, which codes for MKRIILILAYFIFTFPLAAQIVVVQRVNLQANNLNAVFQNTGIFNQNTALQNQPGCEWPIGSGNHLCFTTGLTMAAMINDSLAYTCASYRGEYAPGTVVNGVYYTNSTFKIYSVKAGDNCSNNPDYANWGLMVPYGAPFKDVNQNGTYECGIDIPGMPDAKQTFFMCLTDANISQHSTGEGFGGGVTKPLFKSQVAITGWGYNYATVNNAQFIKYVITNKNNVSWKKTHLGLFSDPDIGDSDDDMLGCSPELDLGYAYNADNHDADYGANPPAFGFVILRSPFIWRNGAQDTLGLTSFMPLFRNGGGAPPCVVESVLSPQAYNYMRGFKNDGTPWMEHNSTPLTPTRYLFPGDPETQTGWTYNKGITIDCQGGTPVIYNSLPGYDVKMIMNTGSDSLDVLPNQKIEYTVAQFVERGTSNLNSVTLLKNRAASLKTFYNLVAGSVSISHSNEIIIKDYKLYQNYPNPFNPETNIKFDIPKTSNVQLEVFDISGKLVAALVNEQLNSGQYTIKFDAGGLSSGIYVYRMRTGDVVYSNKMLLLK